Below is a genomic region from Pirellulales bacterium.
TATCTGGCCTCGACCTTGCGCGAAAAGTTCGGCGATGCGATCGAGGTGCGCGTCGACGACAACTGGCTCGACAAGCGCCGCTACAGCGACATGCGCGAGGAGCTTGAGACGTTTCGGCCCCATGTCGTGGGATTGTCGGCGCTCAACTTCGAGGCGGAAGAATCGGCCCGCATTGCCGACCTGGTGCAGCGGCTGTTGCCAAAGGCCAAGATCGCCCTGGGCGGCCCCTTCGCCCACGGCACGACCAACCGCGACAAGATCATCGAGACGGATCTCTACGATTGGATCTTCGACGGCGAGGCCGATTGGAGTTTTCCGATCACGGTCGAACGTTGGTGGCAGGGCTCCGATCGGCTCGACGACATCTTGGGCCTGACGCACCGCCAGGCCGATGGCGGCTACGTGACCAACGGTTGCGGTGGAGGTGAGGGGGCGCGCACCATGGTCGGTCGGGTCGAGTCGCTCGACGCGATTCCCTTTCCGGCCTGGGATCTGGTCGATTTCGACGCTTACGCCCGGCGGATTAACAACAACGGCAACATGCGCGGCAAGCGCTATGCGCCGATCTTCACCTCGCGCGGCTGCCCGTTCTTGTGTACCTATTGCCACGACATCTTCGGCAAGAAGTTCATCGGCCGCTCCCCCGAGAATGTGCTGGCCGAGGTCGAGTTGCTGCGCGACCGCTATGGCATCGACGAATTGCAGATCGTCGACGACATCTTCAATATGAATTCGCGGCGCATGAAGGAGATCTGCCGCGGGCTCGCCAGGCACAAACTGTTCATCTGCTTTCCCAACGGCCTGCGCGGAGACATTCTCGACGAAGAGGGAGTACAGGCCCTCGTCGATGCGGGCATGTACGAGGTGGCCGTGGCGATCGAAACAGTCACCCCGCGCCTGCAAGACATGATTAAGAAGCGGCTGCGTCTGGGGCAACTGCTGCAGGCGATCGACTGGATGTCGGATCGCGGCGTGATGGTCAAGGGGTTCTTCATGCTCGGCTTTCCCACCGAGACGCCGGAAGAAATGCAGCAGACGGTCAATTTCGCCGTCCGCTCGAAATTGACCCACGCCGTGTTCAATCTGGTCACGCCGCAGCCGGGCACGCCGATCTACGACGTGGCCTATGCCGAGAACGCCGAGGCCCTGCGCAAGGTCGTGCTGCACGACTATTACGCGGCGACCTGTTGGTACGCCGAGGCCTACGGCGCCGATATGCACCAGGTGCGCAGCCGCGCGTACTTCCGCTTCTATCTCTCCAGCCCCGCGCGGATGTGGCGGCTCGTGCGGCACATGTCGATGAAGGACCTGTTCCGCGGCTTCTATTACTGGGCGCAAAAGGTCTTCGTGCGAACGTACGCGGATGAAAGCCTGGAGGACGTGCTGCCCGACTCGATGCAGTCGCTGCGCAAGCTGTACATCAGCACGGACGAGGCCGCCGTCGCCGCTCCCGTCGTGGAATCGGGCGCGTTCCTGCCCGCCGATCAATTGTCTGCCACGCCGACCCCGCGCTAGTAGATATTCCGTGTCGGTCTCTCCCGATGGCGTGGGAGAGACCTTGATGCGCCACGAGAGCTTGCGAACTTGTCTGCCGTGCGTCATCCTCCAGCGGCGCCCCCCCTCGTACTACGGAGCATCGCATGGTCCTGCCCATCAGCGACGACAACTCTGACCGCCGCATCCTGCCGGTGGTGAATTTCGTATTCATTGGCCTGAACGTGTTCGTCTTCGTTGTCTTGCAAGGCCTGGGGGCCAACGAACGCTTCACGTATCGCCTGGCCACCGTGCCAGCCGAGATCCGCACCGGCAAGGATATCGTGACCGAGGATCGCGTCGTGACCGATCCGGCCACGGGCATGCGCTACGAGGTACCTGGTCTGCAGCCGACGCCCGGCTCGGTTTATTTTACCCTGCTGACTTCGATGTTCATGCACGGCGGCGTGGCGCACCTGCTGGGGAACATGTGGTTTCTCTGGATCTTCGGTGACAACGTCGAAGATCGCATGGGGCACGCGCGCTACCTTGTGTTTTATCTGCTGACGGGCATCATCGCCTCGTTGTGTCATGTCGTGATGAATCTGCATGGGCCTGGCAGCATGATTCCCAGCTTGGGGGCATCGGGGGCGATCTCGGGCGTGATGGGGGCCTATCTGGCCCTTTGCCCGAGTCGTCGCGTGCGGGTGCTTTTGTTCCGTGTCGTGACCGAGATTCCGGGCTATATGGCGGTCGGACTTTGGTTTCTCTTTCAGTTGATCAGCGGACTTGGTCTGCTGGGGGGAGGCGCCGAGGCCGACGGCATCGCCTATGCGGCACATATCGGTGGCTTTGTGGCAGGAGTGTTGTTCGCGCGCCCCTTTTTGATCGGCCGCCTGCAACCCGCCGATCTGCAATATGGCCCCGGGCGATTCCAGCGCAACGACGACTTTCCGCGACGATATCGATAGCCTGGTACCGCGTGGCGGAAAAGATAACGTCACCGCCACGCTTGCTCGAGCGAAGACACGCTCGCCAGGTGTCGTGGCGCAACGCGGTCTGATTCTGCCCGCCGTGCGCGAAGGGCAACCCGTGAATCAACCACCGATCAGTCGCGCGCTGCCGATGCCGCTCGAACCATCGTAAGAGCGGAAGCTCATCGTAGCGCCGCCGACTCCATCGAGAATGTACCCAGTGCGCGAGATGGCATCCGCGCCGTTGACCGAGAAGAGTAAAAGCAGATTGCCCTCGGGGGTGACGGAACCGAAGACGTTCAACGGCTGCGAGCCATACGCGGTGCCGGTACCCCAGAAGTAGCCACTTTTGAAAGAGGTAATCTCAAAGAGTCCGACCTCGGATTCGGTGCCAAACAGTCCTCGATCGACGAACGCCCAGCGTGTCTCTTTCAGCCAGCGCCAATCTTCCGATAAGGAACTGCCTGGCGGGGGATCGAGCGGTTCGGGTGGAACGGTGTTGGCCGTGGCCTGCACCATATAGGCCCAGTGTGAGAGGATCTGATCGGCACTCGAGGCCATCTGCATTTCCATTTGCCAGGCATGATCCCGATAACGCATCTGCCCGACACCGGAAATCGCTGGCTCGCCGGTTTTCGTGAACTCGATGCGAATCTGACCGCCGGGCGAGATGTAGCCCGTCATGGTCTTTTGCGTCGGAATCGGGTCAGACGAAAGCCTGGTGACGGCCATTCCCGTGATGATTCCAGCAGACGAGGCCTCGATATTCCACAAGGTCTGGTCGGCGACCGCCGTCGGGTTGGCAAGATCGGAGGACATGGAATAAGACAGCAGGTTTTCGGCGGGCACGTACCATTGTGTCTGTGCCACCCAATCCCAGCGCGTATCGGTCGAAGCGAGAAAGAAGTGACGCCACCAGATCCGCGAATCGGGCGAATCGGGCGAGTCGACGCTCGACGGTTCCGCGAGGGGCAGGTCGACACGGAGAGGGGCGTTGAGCGAGGATAACTCCGGCTCAGGCTGTCTGGGAAGCTCGGCAGCAAGCCCCGTGGAGAAGAGGGAGTCGGCAGCCGCCTGGTGAACTACCACGCTGC
It encodes:
- a CDS encoding rhomboid family intramembrane serine protease, with the protein product MVLPISDDNSDRRILPVVNFVFIGLNVFVFVVLQGLGANERFTYRLATVPAEIRTGKDIVTEDRVVTDPATGMRYEVPGLQPTPGSVYFTLLTSMFMHGGVAHLLGNMWFLWIFGDNVEDRMGHARYLVFYLLTGIIASLCHVVMNLHGPGSMIPSLGASGAISGVMGAYLALCPSRRVRVLLFRVVTEIPGYMAVGLWFLFQLISGLGLLGGGAEADGIAYAAHIGGFVAGVLFARPFLIGRLQPADLQYGPGRFQRNDDFPRRYR
- a CDS encoding radical SAM protein; its protein translation is MICSRNEKLRVLLIKPYQPVTLPIASPPLGVLYLASTLREKFGDAIEVRVDDNWLDKRRYSDMREELETFRPHVVGLSALNFEAEESARIADLVQRLLPKAKIALGGPFAHGTTNRDKIIETDLYDWIFDGEADWSFPITVERWWQGSDRLDDILGLTHRQADGGYVTNGCGGGEGARTMVGRVESLDAIPFPAWDLVDFDAYARRINNNGNMRGKRYAPIFTSRGCPFLCTYCHDIFGKKFIGRSPENVLAEVELLRDRYGIDELQIVDDIFNMNSRRMKEICRGLARHKLFICFPNGLRGDILDEEGVQALVDAGMYEVAVAIETVTPRLQDMIKKRLRLGQLLQAIDWMSDRGVMVKGFFMLGFPTETPEEMQQTVNFAVRSKLTHAVFNLVTPQPGTPIYDVAYAENAEALRKVVLHDYYAATCWYAEAYGADMHQVRSRAYFRFYLSSPARMWRLVRHMSMKDLFRGFYYWAQKVFVRTYADESLEDVLPDSMQSLRKLYISTDEAAVAAPVVESGAFLPADQLSATPTPR